ACCATTAAAAAGGCTGATCGGCGTAGGCAATTCAGATGTGGGGAAAAAATCAAGAGTCTTTCTTTCACGATTTACTGCCTCGATCAGACGCTTCTGGAAATCATCCAGTCCGGGGCCATTCAAGGGCAAACCATTGAAGTTCTGCTTTCCGAGGCTGGAATATAATTCATCGTAATCCGGTTTGGCTGTATCCACGCCATGGATTGCAAAACGTCTCTGCTCCATAACTTCCAGGATGCGGTAAAGATACAGGGAAGCCGTGTCCCACTTGCCCCATTTTTCCCGCCGGAGTGCATTGCCGTAAAGAACATTTATGAGCATGATCACGGCTTCTTTATTCTGAAGAAGTGGCAAGGTAGTGTTTCCGGGGCCCGATGGTATCAAATCCGCCAACTCACAAAGGAGCCTGCCATGCTTTTCAATGACGATCAGTTCCTCCTCGTTGAGAAAGCTGACACCCCTGTAGCGGCGAGCTTTCGCTGCTGCATCCGTAAGGTTATTCCCCGCAGTTTTGAAATCCAGAAGATCCCAGGCTTCGTAGCCGGAAGCAATATGGTACAAAATCTCATAACGACGCGGGTCGGGTGCTTTCTCCTTGAGCTCCTCGAAGAGGAGCAACGCACCATGATAATCCTGCCGGGACATCAGTTGATTTGCTTCCATCTCCTGAATACAACCATAAGCTTCATAGGGATTTTGCAGCAATTCAAGATATTCCGAACCGGGAATCGGCCTCCTTTTTACATTGCAGTAATTGTCATTGTTAACATAGAGTAGCTGAAAAGATAACAGGGCTCCTACCATGGCCAGCCCGCCGGTCATGGACTTCGTGCCACCAGTAATGTCAACTGCCACATTTTGTGGATTTCCCCAGCGTTTCCAGGCATCCACCACTTCATCATATATGGCCAGGGCAT
This Bacillota bacterium DNA region includes the following protein-coding sequences:
- a CDS encoding TIGR02710 family CRISPR-associated protein — translated: MNEGNRDESTILKELVDEWDAMPSESEEEQKAADEFYWKKILPCSIRVFVGKEKQKLAGRYRGMILTVGQSPEPLIFSINAIEPERVLFLYTKETKKQLDVIYKYTGDIVPFSGVEKRLIGKPYALAIYDEVVDAWKRWGNPQNVAVDITGGTKSMTGGLAMVGALLSFQLLYVNNDNYCNVKRRPIPGSEYLELLQNPYEAYGCIQEMEANQLMSRQDYHGALLLFEELKEKAPDPRRYEILYHIASGYEAWDLLDFKTAGNNLTDAAAKARRYRGVSFLNEEELIVIEKHGRLLCELADLIPSGPGNTTLPLLQNKEAVIMLINVLYGNALRREKWGKWDTASLYLYRILEVMEQRRFAIHGVDTAKPDYDELYSSLGKQNFNGLPLNGPGLDDFQKRLIEAVNRERKTLDFFPTSELPTPISLFNGYILLNAINDRFSLKAYNEGRNKNNTISLSRLNQQLNNRNYSILAHGISFVTQRDYKIFKNMVEGLLQFFCDVEGIDNFSCERIALKLGNSHPEGVNNGRSVSETAIPEE